In a single window of the Streptomyces sp. CGMCC 4.7035 genome:
- a CDS encoding SpoIIE family protein phosphatase, which translates to MRGFSGRSGRGVPRVPRKTHGPGRHPPKRLRSLLSVHSLAGQVFLLQLAVVVLLVAAALLALVVQARRDSMTDAEDRTLATAETFAHSPGIVPALNSPDPTKELQPHAEAARKAAGVDAIIVYRLDGITLTHSDPRQIGKHIIGPYAEAAAGKAFTRTFRGALGLSVISAVPVRAPDGSVVAIVAVPVTVENVQHRVQRQLPVLFGGAAGALVIAAGGAGLASRRLRRQTHGLGPAEMTRMYEHHDAVLHAVREGVLIIDADGRLLLANDEARRLLDLPADAERRHITDLGLEEDLAELLGSDRSANDEVYLAADRLLAVNKRLTAPHGPRGSVVTLRDTTELRALSGRAEGARERLKLLYDAGMRIGTTLDVKRTAEELTEVAVPRFSDVATVELLDPVLRGEESPGATTELRRTAVAGPDEKHLLYPVGTLVRFVPTHPVSMAMAAGRAACVRDLSTSEGWLAQDPERARRILDQGIHSLLVVPLRARGVVLGMASFWRAEGSPPFEDEDVSFAEELGARAAVCIDNARRYTREHTMAVTLQHSLLPRGLPEQSALEVAYRYLPAQAGVGGDWFDVIPLSGARVALVVGDVVGHGLHAAATMGRLRTAVHNFSVLDMPLEELLARLDELVAQIDADEAASGEDGQGITGATCQYAIYDTTSGQLTIATAGHPGPALVHPDGTVDFPEVPVFPPLGLGAGLPVECAELTVPEGSRLVLFTDGLIEDRDRDLDAGLEALRDALTGPDRTPEATCATVMAALLPERPRDDVALLVARTCRLDPAHVAEWHVPRDPAAVAPVRTACARRLTEWGLEDIAFTAELILSELITNAVRYGAEPITVRLIRTEPISGSAAGTLIFEVSDGSSTSPRLRRAHVTDEGGRGLFLVAQFAERWGTRYTPTGKVIWAEQSLHDGATPAGEELGEILLDQWDDTAL; encoded by the coding sequence ATGCGTGGATTTTCGGGTCGATCCGGGCGCGGGGTCCCTCGTGTGCCCAGGAAGACCCATGGGCCCGGCCGGCATCCGCCGAAGCGCCTGCGCTCCCTGCTGAGCGTGCACAGTCTCGCCGGTCAGGTCTTCCTCCTGCAGCTGGCGGTCGTGGTGCTGCTCGTCGCCGCAGCGCTGCTCGCTCTCGTGGTGCAGGCTCGCCGTGACAGCATGACGGACGCCGAGGACCGGACACTGGCCACGGCGGAGACGTTCGCGCACTCGCCGGGGATCGTGCCCGCGCTGAACAGCCCCGACCCGACCAAGGAGCTGCAGCCGCACGCCGAGGCGGCCCGGAAGGCCGCGGGCGTCGACGCCATCATCGTCTACAGGCTGGACGGGATCACCCTCACCCACAGCGACCCCCGCCAGATCGGGAAGCACATCATCGGTCCCTACGCGGAGGCGGCGGCAGGCAAGGCGTTCACCAGGACCTTCCGAGGGGCCCTGGGGCTCTCCGTGATCTCGGCGGTCCCCGTCAGGGCCCCCGACGGCTCGGTCGTCGCCATCGTCGCCGTTCCCGTCACCGTCGAGAACGTGCAGCACAGGGTGCAACGGCAGTTGCCGGTCCTGTTCGGTGGCGCCGCCGGGGCCCTTGTCATCGCCGCGGGCGGTGCGGGCCTGGCGAGCCGTCGGCTGCGGCGGCAGACCCACGGCCTGGGACCGGCCGAGATGACCCGGATGTACGAGCACCACGACGCGGTCCTGCACGCCGTGCGGGAAGGAGTGCTGATCATCGACGCCGACGGCAGGCTGCTGCTGGCCAACGACGAGGCACGGCGGCTGCTGGACCTGCCGGCGGACGCGGAGAGGCGGCACATCACCGATCTGGGCCTGGAGGAGGACCTCGCCGAGCTGCTGGGCTCCGACCGATCGGCCAATGACGAGGTGTACCTGGCGGCCGACCGGCTCCTGGCGGTCAACAAACGGCTCACCGCACCTCATGGACCGCGCGGCAGCGTGGTGACACTCCGGGACACCACCGAGCTGCGGGCTCTGTCCGGCAGGGCGGAGGGGGCGCGCGAGCGGCTGAAACTGCTCTACGACGCCGGGATGCGGATCGGCACCACGCTGGATGTGAAGCGCACCGCCGAGGAACTCACGGAGGTGGCCGTCCCTCGGTTCTCCGATGTCGCCACCGTCGAGCTGCTCGACCCGGTCCTGCGCGGCGAGGAGTCGCCCGGTGCGACCACCGAGTTGCGCCGTACCGCGGTCGCGGGTCCGGACGAGAAGCATCTCCTCTACCCCGTCGGCACGCTCGTCCGGTTCGTCCCCACCCACCCCGTCTCCATGGCGATGGCCGCGGGCCGAGCCGCCTGTGTGAGGGACCTGAGCACCTCCGAAGGCTGGCTGGCCCAGGACCCCGAGCGTGCCCGGCGGATCCTCGACCAGGGCATCCACTCCCTGCTCGTGGTTCCGCTGCGGGCCCGCGGGGTGGTGCTGGGAATGGCGAGCTTCTGGCGGGCGGAAGGCTCCCCACCGTTCGAGGACGAGGACGTGTCCTTCGCCGAGGAGCTGGGCGCCCGCGCAGCGGTGTGCATCGACAACGCCCGCCGCTACACCCGCGAACACACCATGGCCGTCACCCTGCAACACAGCCTGCTGCCACGCGGGCTGCCCGAGCAGTCCGCCCTTGAGGTGGCCTACCGCTATCTGCCGGCCCAGGCCGGGGTGGGCGGGGACTGGTTCGACGTCATCCCGCTGTCCGGCGCCCGGGTGGCGCTGGTGGTCGGTGATGTCGTCGGCCACGGACTGCACGCCGCGGCGACCATGGGCCGGCTGCGCACCGCCGTGCACAACTTCTCCGTCCTGGACATGCCGCTGGAGGAGCTGCTGGCCCGGCTGGACGAACTGGTGGCGCAGATCGACGCCGACGAGGCCGCCAGCGGGGAGGACGGGCAGGGAATCACCGGGGCAACGTGCCAGTACGCCATCTACGACACCACCTCCGGGCAGCTGACGATCGCCACCGCGGGCCATCCAGGACCGGCGCTCGTGCATCCCGACGGGACGGTGGACTTCCCCGAGGTGCCTGTCTTCCCGCCACTGGGGCTGGGCGCCGGCCTGCCGGTCGAGTGCGCCGAGCTGACCGTGCCCGAGGGCTCCCGGCTGGTGCTCTTCACCGACGGCCTGATCGAGGACCGCGACCGCGACCTGGACGCCGGCCTGGAGGCCCTGCGCGATGCGCTGACCGGCCCCGACCGCACCCCGGAGGCCACCTGCGCGACGGTGATGGCGGCCCTGCTGCCCGAGCGGCCCCGGGACGACGTCGCGCTGCTGGTGGCCCGCACCTGCCGGCTCGACCCCGCGCACGTCGCCGAGTGGCATGTGCCCCGTGACCCGGCGGCGGTGGCCCCGGTGCGCACCGCCTGCGCCCGTCGGCTGACGGAGTGGGGCCTGGAGGACATCGCCTTCACCGCCGAACTCATCCTCAGCGAGCTGATCACCAACGCCGTCCGCTACGGCGCCGAGCCCATCACCGTCCGGCTCATCCGCACGGAGCCGATCAGCGGCTCGGCCGCGGGCACCCTGATCTTCGAGGTCTCCGACGGCAGCAGTACCTCACCCCGGCTGCGCCGGGCGCACGTCACCGACGAGGGTGGCCGCGGACTCTTCCTGGTCGCGCAGTTCGCCGAACGCTGGGGGACCCGCTACACCCCCACCGGCAAGGTCATCTGGGCCGAACAGTCCCTCCACGACGGCGCCACGCCCGCAGGCGAGGAGCTCGGCGAGATCCTGCTGGACCAATGGGACGACACGGCGCTGTGA
- a CDS encoding ABC transporter substrate-binding protein, whose protein sequence is MTAPRARAAAALGCFALVALGMSACEHTPPARLEKPSLATSAASVGGMRALIAAAKQEGTLRAIGLPRDWANYGGLIDGFEKKYGIKVTVDNPQAHSEDEIDAVRRSGRGPKAPDVIDVGDTFARAAAGQHLLAPYKVAAYDSIPRSQKDPHARWYNNYGGYISIGCDANRVKPCPQTFADLLKPGYKGEVALDGDPRHSNTAFAGVYAAALANKGSFNHIRPGLDFFAELKKRGNFNPLESSSAAVRDGRTPISINWDYVNLGYADQLRDKGVKWQVAIPFDGSFAQYYAQAINKNAPHPAAARLWQEYLFSPEGQNLRLVGYARPVLMDAMKQDGTLDEAAAARLPTVEGTPQFPTDAQLEKARKTVERDWTKAVSG, encoded by the coding sequence GTGACCGCACCTCGTGCCCGAGCAGCGGCCGCCCTCGGCTGCTTCGCCCTCGTGGCACTGGGCATGAGTGCCTGCGAGCACACACCGCCCGCCAGGCTGGAGAAGCCGTCGCTGGCCACCTCCGCCGCGAGCGTGGGCGGCATGCGCGCGCTGATCGCCGCGGCGAAACAGGAGGGCACGCTCAGGGCGATCGGCCTTCCGCGGGACTGGGCCAACTACGGCGGCCTGATCGACGGCTTCGAGAAGAAGTACGGGATCAAGGTCACGGTCGACAATCCGCAGGCCCACAGCGAGGACGAGATCGACGCCGTGCGCAGGAGCGGGAGGGGGCCGAAGGCCCCCGACGTGATCGACGTGGGCGACACCTTCGCGCGGGCGGCGGCGGGGCAGCACCTGCTCGCGCCGTACAAGGTCGCCGCCTACGATTCGATCCCCCGCAGCCAGAAGGACCCGCACGCCCGCTGGTACAACAACTACGGCGGCTACATCTCCATCGGCTGCGACGCGAACCGTGTCAAACCCTGTCCCCAGACCTTCGCCGACCTCCTCAAGCCCGGCTACAAGGGCGAGGTCGCGCTCGACGGCGACCCGAGGCATTCGAACACCGCCTTCGCCGGCGTCTACGCGGCCGCGCTGGCGAACAAGGGTTCGTTCAACCACATCCGGCCCGGTCTCGACTTCTTCGCCGAGCTCAAGAAGAGAGGCAACTTCAACCCCCTGGAGTCCAGCTCGGCAGCGGTCCGGGACGGCCGGACGCCCATCAGCATCAACTGGGACTACGTCAACCTCGGCTACGCCGACCAGCTCCGCGACAAGGGCGTGAAATGGCAGGTCGCGATCCCCTTCGACGGAAGCTTCGCCCAGTACTACGCGCAGGCGATCAACAAGAACGCCCCGCACCCGGCGGCCGCACGCCTCTGGCAGGAGTACCTCTTCAGCCCGGAGGGCCAGAACCTCCGGCTCGTCGGTTATGCCCGCCCGGTGCTCATGGACGCCATGAAGCAGGACGGCACCCTCGACGAGGCCGCCGCCGCACGGCTGCCGACGGTCGAGGGAACACCGCAGTTCCCGACCGACGCGCAGCTGGAGAAGGCGCGGAAAACGGTCGAGCGGGACTGGACCAAGGCCGTCTCCGGCTGA
- a CDS encoding archease has protein sequence MRREGAARRGGHRSVPHTADLRVEAWAATREECLAQAVRGVCESFLDLTGAVGVRTRDVVVRADTDADLLVALLEEVVYWLDTEGEVPVDVELVPFAGGLRAALGVADADSLPVTGAVPKAVTLHELDFTQGAQGWTCSVTLDV, from the coding sequence ATGCGGCGGGAAGGTGCCGCGCGGCGCGGTGGTCACCGCAGTGTTCCGCATACCGCGGACCTGCGGGTGGAGGCATGGGCCGCGACCCGGGAGGAATGCCTGGCGCAGGCCGTGCGGGGGGTCTGCGAGTCGTTCCTGGACCTGACGGGGGCAGTCGGTGTCCGCACGCGGGACGTGGTGGTCCGGGCCGACACGGACGCGGACCTGTTGGTGGCCCTGCTGGAGGAGGTCGTGTACTGGCTCGACACCGAGGGCGAGGTCCCGGTCGACGTGGAACTGGTCCCGTTCGCCGGCGGCCTGCGCGCCGCCCTGGGCGTGGCCGACGCCGACTCGCTCCCGGTGACGGGCGCCGTCCCGAAGGCGGTCACCCTGCACGAGCTGGACTTCACCCAGGGGGCACAGGGCTGGACGTGTTCGGTGACGCTCGACGTCTGA
- a CDS encoding DUF1918 domain-containing protein, with the protein MQAHEGDVLRFTGRTVGTPEHHATVVEVLGRNGEPPYRVRYDDGHETEIYPGPGCVIETRTAHGAPSGHPRRDLR; encoded by the coding sequence ATGCAGGCGCATGAAGGAGACGTGCTGCGGTTCACCGGCAGGACCGTGGGAACGCCGGAACACCATGCCACCGTCGTGGAAGTGCTCGGCCGGAACGGGGAACCGCCCTACCGGGTGCGCTACGACGACGGTCACGAAACGGAGATCTATCCCGGTCCCGGATGCGTGATCGAGACCCGCACCGCACACGGTGCCCCGTCGGGGCACCCGAGGCGGGATCTGCGGTGA
- a CDS encoding baeRF2 domain-containing protein, whose translation MRLSFLEPLYKQPGPFASVYLDTSRDSPIEDPDAAVELRWRHLRDALMSEGADQASITALARIVGSDTDVPGTHGQAVFTAHGRLALLDELPLPPPQDTAHFGTLPDTMPLVVQHAPGIPYLAVYVHYSGRHSTEAPGTVRIEAEAGTWPVTKVTPGQRLDEVIPVTDWLRAAEQIGRALDGHARRVHAEEVVVAGDKWARGILVRRLPSTLRGQVTTVEGAGESQPGRALLEHRLEDLFSGRMAAHDRALLGAFLAQRARAEVSAEGLSATVSALQRGRVKALFLNNHPESPLRLWVGPEPGQLALTEQELRSYGVQEVRDERADAALTRALVGTKAELVLVPEGQLRLHEGVAVLLRYADPGSRT comes from the coding sequence ATGAGACTTTCCTTCCTCGAACCCCTGTACAAGCAGCCCGGCCCCTTCGCGTCGGTCTATCTGGACACGTCCCGCGACAGCCCCATCGAGGATCCCGACGCCGCCGTGGAACTTCGCTGGCGCCATCTGCGGGACGCGCTGATGTCCGAAGGAGCGGATCAGGCCTCCATCACCGCGCTGGCGCGCATCGTGGGCAGCGACACGGACGTCCCCGGCACCCACGGGCAGGCCGTGTTCACCGCGCACGGCCGGCTGGCGCTGCTGGACGAACTGCCCCTCCCGCCCCCACAGGACACGGCGCACTTCGGAACGCTGCCGGACACCATGCCGCTCGTCGTCCAGCACGCTCCCGGGATCCCGTACCTGGCGGTTTACGTCCACTACAGCGGCCGTCACTCCACGGAAGCCCCCGGCACCGTGCGTATCGAGGCCGAGGCCGGCACCTGGCCCGTCACCAAGGTCACCCCGGGCCAGCGCCTCGACGAGGTGATCCCCGTGACCGACTGGCTGCGCGCCGCCGAACAGATCGGCCGGGCGCTGGACGGTCATGCCCGGCGCGTCCACGCCGAGGAGGTGGTGGTCGCGGGGGACAAATGGGCCCGCGGCATCCTCGTCCGCCGGCTTCCCTCCACCTTGCGCGGGCAGGTCACCACCGTGGAGGGCGCCGGCGAGTCCCAGCCGGGGCGGGCACTGCTGGAGCACCGGCTCGAAGATCTCTTCAGTGGGCGCATGGCCGCGCACGACCGGGCCCTGCTGGGCGCCTTCCTCGCCCAGCGGGCACGCGCCGAAGTATCGGCCGAAGGGCTCTCCGCCACCGTATCGGCCCTTCAGCGCGGCCGGGTGAAGGCCCTCTTCCTCAACAACCACCCCGAGTCGCCGCTCCGCCTGTGGGTCGGCCCGGAGCCCGGTCAACTCGCCCTCACCGAGCAGGAACTGCGCTCCTACGGCGTACAGGAGGTCCGCGACGAGCGTGCCGACGCGGCCCTGACCCGCGCCCTGGTCGGCACGAAGGCCGAACTGGTCCTGGTGCCCGAGGGGCAGTTGCGGCTACACGAGGGCGTGGCCGTCCTGCTGCGCTACGCGGACCCCGGATCCCGCACCTGA